A genomic stretch from Solenopsis invicta isolate M01_SB chromosome 15, UNIL_Sinv_3.0, whole genome shotgun sequence includes:
- the LOC105201710 gene encoding cytochrome b5 codes for MSLDRQQKKRSFTSAFRTRSSMDLVNLAFHSLELGDVKPSRENFLQVERDDVTERNDTIREQRCRLKEKSRDELRTINLAEVAWHDRPDDCWLVIYDYVYDCTKFLRSHPGGQDVLLEYAGRDATLPFVGHSAVARATLERYKIGELPPEERIFRNPNGIRVSRL; via the exons ATGTCCCTTGACAGACAACAGAAGAAACGCTCGTT CACGAGCGCATTCAGAACCCGTAGCAGCATGGATCTCGTAAACCTGGCCTTCCATTCTCTCGAACTGGGAGACGTGAAACCATCGAGGGAGAACTTCCTGCAGGTCGAGCGTGACGATGTTACGGAGAGGAACGATACCATCAGAGAGCAGAGATGCAGACTGAAGGAAAAGTCGCGCGACGAGCTTCGGACGATCAATTTGGCCGAGGTTGCCTGGCACGACAGACCCGACGACTGCTGGCTCGTGATCTACGATTACGTGTACGACTGCACGAAGTTCCTGAGGAGCCATCCAGGCGGCCAGGACGTCCTCCTGGAATATGCCGGACGTGACGCGACTCTGCCGTTCGTCGGCCACTCCGCTGTCGCAAGGGCGACCTTGGAGAGGTACAAAATCGGCGAGCTTCCACCGGAAGAGAGAATCTTCCGCAATCCCAATGGTATTCGAGTCTCGAGACTGTAA